Proteins from a genomic interval of Paraconexibacter algicola:
- a CDS encoding TetR/AcrR family transcriptional regulator: protein MRRRAPYAQAAKELLRESLLDGARELLAERDWADVTMAQIAAAAGVSRQTVYNEFGSREEFAQALVVREAERFVAAVHEAVRANAADPVKALAAAFEVFLLAAEEDPLVRAVLTGQGSEELLALVTTQGEPVLQRATEQLQAVVLEHWDGLRPAQARLLSEAVVRLAISYATLPSGPSAMTAAQVSALLGPFVRDALGT from the coding sequence GTGAGGCGCCGCGCCCCGTACGCGCAGGCCGCCAAGGAGCTGCTGCGCGAGTCGCTGCTCGACGGTGCGCGCGAGCTGCTCGCCGAGCGCGACTGGGCCGACGTCACGATGGCGCAGATCGCGGCGGCGGCCGGGGTCAGCCGCCAGACGGTCTACAACGAGTTCGGCTCGCGCGAGGAGTTCGCGCAGGCGCTGGTCGTGCGCGAGGCCGAGCGGTTCGTCGCCGCCGTCCACGAGGCGGTGCGCGCCAACGCCGCGGACCCGGTGAAGGCGCTCGCCGCAGCGTTCGAGGTGTTCCTGCTGGCCGCCGAGGAGGACCCGCTCGTGCGCGCGGTGCTCACCGGCCAGGGGAGCGAGGAGCTGCTCGCGCTCGTCACCACGCAGGGCGAGCCGGTGCTCCAGCGCGCCACCGAGCAGCTGCAGGCGGTCGTCCTCGAGCACTGGGACGGCCTGCGCCCGGCGCAGGCGCGGCTGCTGTCCGAGGCCGTCGTGCGCCTCGCGATCAGCTACGCGACGCTGCCGAGCGGTCCGTCGGCGATGACCGCCGCGCAGGTCAGCGCGCTCCTCGGCCCGTTCGTGCGCGACGCCCTCGGCACCTGA
- a CDS encoding pyridoxal phosphate-dependent aminotransferase encodes MPRPDRLERLPPQFFTGILAAVAAARATPGPPVIDLGRGNPDLPPPAHALAAVAEALGQTATPAVHGYPPFDGQRALREAIARRYAADHGVTLDPDRQVAVVPGTKTAITLLALALAQRGDAVLLPDPGYPDYPSGVALAGARTVALPLEQRAGWQPDWDAVAAADLAAATVAVLNYPSNPCAVLATDATLRTAVERAHAHGLTLVHDLAYGFLAFDGRRARSVLELDGAADVAVELWSASKVHGMAGWRIGFVVGNAEVVARVQLLLDHMHAGVFTALQHGLAAALDGDQATVADRAAVYAARRDRLVAAGLPGIEPPQGTFYAWWRLPEGWSARRLLDRTRVAVAPGEGFGARGAGWARLSLALPDAELDEALQRLGHALG; translated from the coding sequence GTGCCCCGACCCGACCGGCTGGAGCGCCTGCCCCCGCAGTTCTTCACCGGGATCCTCGCCGCGGTGGCCGCCGCGCGCGCCACGCCCGGCCCGCCGGTGATCGACCTCGGTCGCGGCAACCCCGACCTGCCGCCGCCCGCCCACGCGCTCGCCGCGGTCGCCGAGGCGCTCGGGCAGACCGCCACCCCGGCGGTCCACGGCTACCCGCCCTTCGACGGTCAGCGCGCCCTGCGCGAGGCGATCGCCCGGCGCTACGCGGCCGACCACGGCGTGACGCTGGACCCCGACCGCCAGGTCGCGGTCGTGCCCGGCACCAAGACCGCGATCACGCTGCTCGCGCTCGCGCTCGCCCAGCGCGGCGACGCCGTCCTGCTGCCCGACCCCGGCTACCCGGACTACCCCAGCGGCGTCGCGCTCGCCGGTGCCCGCACGGTCGCGCTGCCGCTGGAGCAGCGCGCGGGCTGGCAGCCCGACTGGGACGCGGTCGCCGCCGCGGACCTCGCCGCGGCGACCGTCGCGGTGCTGAACTACCCGTCCAACCCCTGCGCCGTGCTGGCGACGGACGCCACGCTGCGCACCGCGGTCGAGCGCGCGCACGCGCACGGCCTGACGCTCGTGCACGACCTCGCCTACGGGTTCCTCGCCTTCGACGGGCGCCGGGCGCGGAGCGTGCTCGAGCTCGACGGGGCGGCGGACGTGGCGGTCGAGCTGTGGTCCGCCTCCAAGGTCCACGGCATGGCGGGCTGGCGGATCGGCTTCGTCGTCGGGAACGCCGAGGTCGTGGCGCGCGTGCAGCTGCTCCTGGACCACATGCACGCCGGCGTCTTCACCGCCCTGCAGCACGGGCTCGCGGCGGCCCTCGACGGCGACCAGGCGACGGTGGCCGACCGCGCGGCCGTCTACGCGGCGCGTCGCGACCGGCTCGTCGCGGCCGGGCTTCCCGGGATCGAGCCGCCGCAGGGCACGTTCTACGCGTGGTGGCGGCTGCCGGAGGGCTGGAGCGCCCGGCGGCTGCTCGATCGCACGCGGGTCGCGGTCGCACCGGGGGAGGGGTTCGGGGCGCGCGGGGCGGGCTGGGCGCGCCTGTCGCTGGCCCTCCCGGACGCCGAGCTGGACGAGGCGCTGCAGCGGCTCGGGCACGCGCTCGGGTAG
- a CDS encoding TetR/AcrR family transcriptional regulator yields the protein MVASSQRTRLLDALVELVAEHGYAGVKVGEIARTAGVSLSTFYAHFPGKEECFLEAYESVVQALMTDLGRSLAQVTTLEDGIEQAAVAYFAWFAERPTAARTFLIEIRGAGNVALQRRAEALDQFLVVFAAALERVGRPDLPPPRARLLALLGAVEALAYDRVLAGHPEQLLDLAPDAVDAAMRLLAP from the coding sequence GTGGTCGCGAGCTCGCAGCGCACGCGCCTGCTCGACGCCCTCGTGGAGCTCGTGGCCGAGCACGGCTACGCGGGCGTGAAGGTCGGGGAGATCGCCCGGACGGCCGGGGTCTCGCTGTCGACCTTCTACGCGCACTTCCCCGGCAAGGAGGAGTGCTTCCTGGAGGCCTACGAGTCGGTGGTGCAGGCCCTGATGACCGACCTCGGGCGGTCGCTGGCCCAGGTCACCACGCTCGAGGACGGGATCGAGCAGGCCGCGGTCGCGTACTTCGCGTGGTTCGCCGAGCGCCCGACCGCGGCGCGGACCTTCCTGATCGAGATCCGCGGCGCCGGGAACGTCGCCCTGCAGCGGCGCGCCGAGGCGCTCGACCAGTTCCTCGTCGTGTTCGCCGCCGCGCTCGAGCGGGTCGGCCGCCCGGACCTGCCACCGCCGCGGGCGCGGCTCCTCGCGCTCCTCGGCGCCGTCGAGGCGCTCGCGTACGACCGCGTGCTCGCCGGCCATCCCGAGCAGCTCCTGGACCTCGCCCCGGACGCGGTCGACGCGGCGATGCGGCTGCTCGCGCCCTGA
- a CDS encoding DedA family protein yields MRSLGHLPVLALALAGAAGVVVLAGVLPLPDPYPAARDAVDELGAWTYLLVGAVVLLETSVGLGMLSPGEAVIAVAGAAAAAGVLDPVVLVAVAWCCGVAGDTLSWALGRRYGQAALPRIGRRVGLTPARVDRVAARVARGGGWVLIAGRFVGPVRVLAPFLCGASGMRYRKFLPFDVVGIALWAGTYLAIGWAFSDALESATGRAGQIGIAVLLAGGIVVLALRRVSPAPGPSPTPDPARPA; encoded by the coding sequence ATGCGGTCCCTCGGACACCTCCCGGTGCTCGCGCTCGCGCTCGCCGGGGCCGCCGGGGTCGTCGTCCTCGCCGGGGTGCTGCCGCTGCCCGACCCGTACCCGGCGGCGCGCGACGCGGTCGACGAGCTGGGCGCCTGGACCTACCTGCTCGTCGGGGCGGTCGTGCTGCTGGAGACGAGCGTCGGGCTGGGGATGCTCTCGCCCGGCGAGGCGGTGATCGCGGTCGCGGGTGCGGCGGCGGCCGCGGGCGTCCTGGACCCGGTGGTGCTCGTGGCGGTCGCCTGGTGCTGCGGCGTCGCGGGCGACACGCTCAGCTGGGCGCTCGGCCGCCGCTACGGGCAGGCCGCGCTGCCGCGCATCGGCCGGCGGGTCGGGCTGACGCCCGCGCGGGTGGACCGCGTCGCCGCGCGCGTGGCGCGGGGCGGCGGCTGGGTGCTGATCGCCGGGCGCTTCGTCGGCCCGGTGCGCGTGCTCGCCCCGTTCCTGTGCGGCGCCAGCGGCATGCGCTACCGGAAGTTCCTCCCGTTCGACGTGGTCGGGATCGCGCTGTGGGCGGGCACGTACCTGGCGATCGGCTGGGCGTTCTCCGACGCGCTGGAGTCCGCGACCGGGCGCGCGGGGCAGATCGGCATCGCCGTGCTGCTCGCGGGCGGGATCGTGGTGCTGGCGCTGCGGCGCGTCAGCCCGGCGCCGGGACCGTCGCCGACGCCGGATCCGGCTCGCCCCGCCTGA
- a CDS encoding rubredoxin, with protein MSRHVCPGCGYVYDETAGHPREGFPPGTPWSAIPDDWACPDCAVRDKADFEPAA; from the coding sequence ATGAGCCGCCACGTCTGCCCCGGCTGCGGGTACGTCTACGACGAGACCGCCGGCCACCCACGCGAGGGGTTCCCGCCCGGCACGCCGTGGTCGGCGATCCCCGACGACTGGGCCTGCCCGGACTGCGCGGTACGCGACAAGGCCGACTTCGAGCCCGCGGCGTGA